A single Harpia harpyja isolate bHarHar1 chromosome 6, bHarHar1 primary haplotype, whole genome shotgun sequence DNA region contains:
- the SLC25A17 gene encoding peroxisomal membrane protein PMP34 yields the protein MSSIASYESLVHAVSGAVGSMTAMTVFFPLDTARLRLQVDEKRKSKTTPAVLLEIIREEGLLAPYRGWFPVISSLCCSNFVYFYTFNSLKALWVKGQHSTTGKDLVLGVVAGVVNVLLTTPLWVVNTRLKLQGAKFRNEDIVPTNYKGIIDAFHQIIRDEGVVALWNGTFPSLLLVFNPAIQFMFYEGFKRKLLKKQLQLTSLDAFVIGAIAKAVATTLTYPLQTIQSILRFGRHRLNPENRTLGSLRNVLYLLQQRVRRFGLMGLYKGLEAKLLQTVLTAALMFLVYEKLTAATFTVMGLKHSRRH from the exons ATGTCTTCCATCGCCTCCTATGAGAGCCTGGTGCACGCCGTGTCCGGGGCTGTG ggcaGTATGACTGCAATGACTGTATTTTTTCCGTTGGATACAGCTAGGCTTAGACTTCAGG TTGATGAGAAGCGGAAGTCTAAGACAACACCGGCAGTCCTGTTGGAAATAATCAGAGAAGAAGGCCT GTTGGCACCATATCGAGGATGGTTCCCTGTTATCTCCAGCCTTTGCTGCTccaattttgtttatttttatacatttaataGTCTTAAAGCTCTCTGGGTCAAAGGTCAGCATTCAACCACTGGAAAAGACTTGGTTCTTGGGGTTGTTGCAG GTGTAGTGAATGTACTCTTGACTACTCCTCTTTGGGTAGTGAACACACGTCTGAAGCTGCAGGGAGCAAAATTTAGAAATGAAGACATTGTACCAACCAATTATAAAGGTATAATAG ATGCCTTTCATCAGATAATACGAGATGAAGGAGTTGTAGCTTTATGGAATGGTACTTTCCCCTCCTTGCTGCTGGTCTTCAATCCTGCCATACAGTTCATGTTTTATGAAGGCTTTAAACGgaagcttttgaaaaagcagctgcaa CTCACATCTTTGGATGCTTTTGTCATTGGTGCAATAGCCAAAGCAGTTGCCACCACCCTCACTTATCCTCTGCAGACAATACAGTCAATTCTGCGG tttggacGCCACAGGTTGAACCCAGAGAACCGAACACTAGGCAGTCTTAGAAATGTTCTTTACCTTCTTCAACAGAGAGTGAG gcgtTTTGGATTAATGGGACTCTACAAGGGCCTTGAAGCAAAGCTCCTGCAGACAGTCCTTACTGCTGCTCTTATGTTCCTAGTGTATGAGAAACTGACTGCTGCAACCTTCACTGTCATGGGATTAAAGCATTCGCGCAGACATTGA